A region from the Corylus avellana chromosome ca7, CavTom2PMs-1.0 genome encodes:
- the LOC132186963 gene encoding oleoyl-acyl carrier protein thioesterase 1, chloroplastic encodes MLKVSCNVGMDQIALAQCGFLGRPMPLPAFTPRRNPAVSGRPLSKAPVLAVVSDRGGLGRAIVSGSESLADRLRLGSLTENGLSYKERFVVRSYEVGINKTATVETIANLLQEVGCNHAQSVGFSTDGFATTPTMRKLHLIWVTARMHIEIYKYPAWSDVVEIETWCQGDGRIGTRRDWIIKDCATGQVIGRATSKWVMMNQDTRRLQKISDDVREEYLVHCPREPRLAIPEEDSSSLRKIPKLEDPAHSSKLGLVPRRADLDMNQHVNNVTYIGWVLESIPQEIIDSHELQTITLDYRRECQHNDVVDSLTSVEPVGEAEAVSKLQGTNGSTAGVEKKEDLRQFLHLLRLSGDGLEINRGRTEWRKKPARRCN; translated from the exons atGTTGAAGGTCTCGTGCAATGTGGGCATGGACCAAATAGCCCTAGCCCAATGCGGCTTCCTGGGCCGGCCCATGCCCTTGCCCGCTTTCACTCCCCGGAGAAACCCCGCCGTTTCGGGCCGTCCGCTCAGTAAAGCTCCAGTCCTGGCCGTCGTCTCGGACCGGGGCGGCTTGGGGCGGGCGATCGTGTCCGGGTCGGAGAGCCTGGCAGACCGGTTGAGGCTGGGGAGCTTGACGGAGAACGGGTTGTCTTATAAGGAGAGGTTCGTAGTGAGGAGCTACGAGGTCGGGATCAACAAGACCGCTACAGTTGAAACCATTGCAAATCTCTTGCAG GAGGTTGGATGTAACCATGCTCAGAGTGTTGGATTTTCAACAGATGGTTTTGCAACGACCCCCACTATGAGGAAATTACATCTCATATGGGTGACTGCTCGCATGCACATTGAAATCTACAAATACCCAgcttg GAGTGATGTAGTTGAAATTGAAACGTGGTGCCAAGGCGATGGAAGAATTGGAACCAGACGTGATTGGATAATCAAGGACTGTGCTACTGGTCAAGTAATTGGAAGAGCGACAAG CAAGTGGGTCATGATGAACCAAGACACCAGACGACTTCAGAAAATTAGTGATGACGTCCGTGAAGAGTATTTAGTTCATTGTCCGCGTGAACCCAG ATTGGCAATTCCAGAGGAGGACAGTAGTAGCTTgagaaaaataccaaaactgGAAGATCCTGCTCATTCTTCGAAACTGGGACTTGTG CCCAGAAGAGCCGATCTGGACATGAATCAGCATGTTAATAATGTCACCTACATCGGATGGGTTCTGGAG AGCATTCCTCAAGAAATCATTGACAGCCATGAACTGCAAACTATTACCTTAGATTACAGGCGGGAGTGCCAACATAACGACGTAGTCGATTCACTTACAAGTGTGGAACCAGTTGGGGAAGCTGAAGCAGTGTCTAAGCTTCAAGGAACTAATGGGTCTACTGCTGGtgtggaaaagaaagaagatttaCGTCAGTTTTTACATTTATTGAGATTGTCAGGTGATGGGCTTGAAATAAATCGAGGACGCACCGAGTGGAGAAAGAAACCTGCCAGAAGATGTAATTGA